One window of Curtobacterium sp. 458 genomic DNA carries:
- a CDS encoding cytochrome c → MFNRTKSKKGRRSPLATVSLIVVGLMTTGGAYALFSSTANADDSTSTVSAASTQSKVNEGEKLFASNCATCHGLNAQGTGEGPSLIGVGAASVDFQVGTGRMPMAASGPQAEEKPAQFTDEQVDALAQYVASLAPGPAVPSSDLTDGKGDAAEGAELFRINCAMCHNVAGAGGALTEGKYAPNLQDVSGKHIYEAMLTGPQNMPVFNDLNLTPQQKADVISYLKYVQDNKSPGGFALGSIGPVAEGLFIWIFGLGAVVAMTVWLTAKSN, encoded by the coding sequence ATGTTCAACAGAACCAAATCCAAGAAGGGCCGCCGGTCTCCCCTGGCGACCGTCTCGCTCATCGTCGTCGGCCTGATGACGACCGGCGGTGCGTACGCGCTGTTCAGCTCCACGGCGAACGCTGACGACAGCACGAGCACCGTCTCGGCCGCGTCCACTCAGTCGAAGGTCAACGAGGGCGAGAAGCTCTTCGCCTCGAACTGTGCCACCTGCCACGGTCTGAACGCCCAGGGCACCGGCGAGGGTCCGTCCCTCATCGGTGTCGGTGCTGCCTCCGTCGACTTCCAGGTCGGCACCGGCCGCATGCCGATGGCCGCCTCCGGCCCGCAGGCCGAGGAGAAGCCGGCGCAGTTCACCGACGAGCAGGTCGATGCGCTCGCGCAGTACGTCGCGTCCCTCGCCCCCGGCCCCGCCGTCCCGTCGAGCGACCTCACGGACGGCAAGGGCGACGCCGCCGAGGGTGCCGAGCTCTTCCGCATCAACTGCGCCATGTGCCACAACGTGGCCGGTGCCGGCGGTGCGCTGACCGAGGGCAAGTACGCCCCGAACCTCCAGGACGTCTCCGGCAAGCACATCTACGAGGCCATGCTCACCGGCCCGCAGAACATGCCGGTCTTCAACGACCTGAACCTGACCCCGCAGCAGAAGGCCGACGTCATCTCGTACCTCAAGTACGTGCAGGACAACAAGTCGCCCGGCGGTTTCGCGCTCGGCTCCATCGGGCCGGTGGCAGAGGGTCTGTTCATCTGGATCTTCGGACTCGGCGCCGTCGTCGCGATGACGGTCTGGCTGACCGCGAAGTCCAACTGA
- a CDS encoding Rieske 2Fe-2S domain-containing protein encodes MAEHDDEALNSSSAVEKHGTTHGTTASAGTAVVPADPFENPGEPPHRARRTDVDPKKQRLAERQVATFFYLSIVGSVLAIAAYVAFPIKEDDFSTVRLANLWLGLSITLALLALGLGAVYWSKSLVVDREITEMRHSTRGTDATRAKAVEAFQLADKESGFSRRKLIRNSMIGALAAFPLPGIVLVRDLAPAADPNELLRHTMWAKGTRLTKDPTGLPIKASDVTIGSVFHVIPDGMLDKEDMLEEKAKAAVLLMRLDPNDLNPAKGQENWGYDGIVAYSKICTHVGCPVALYEQQTHHLLCPCHQSTFDVANNCEVIFGPAARPLPQLPIAIDDDGYLVAQSDFHEPVGPSFWERER; translated from the coding sequence ATGGCAGAGCACGACGACGAGGCACTGAACTCGTCCTCGGCTGTCGAGAAGCACGGCACGACACACGGCACCACCGCCTCGGCCGGCACCGCGGTCGTGCCCGCGGACCCGTTCGAGAACCCGGGCGAGCCGCCGCACCGCGCGCGTCGCACCGACGTCGACCCGAAGAAGCAGCGGCTGGCCGAGCGCCAGGTCGCGACGTTCTTCTACCTCTCGATCGTGGGCAGTGTCCTCGCGATCGCGGCGTACGTCGCCTTCCCGATCAAGGAAGACGACTTCAGCACGGTCCGGCTGGCCAACCTCTGGCTCGGTCTGTCGATCACCCTCGCGCTCCTCGCACTCGGCCTCGGTGCCGTGTACTGGTCGAAGTCCCTCGTGGTCGACCGCGAGATCACCGAGATGCGCCACAGCACCCGCGGTACCGACGCGACCCGTGCCAAGGCGGTCGAGGCCTTCCAGCTCGCCGACAAGGAGTCCGGGTTCAGCCGTCGCAAGCTGATCCGCAACTCGATGATCGGCGCGCTGGCCGCGTTCCCGCTCCCGGGCATCGTCCTCGTGCGTGACCTCGCGCCCGCGGCCGACCCCAACGAACTCCTCCGCCACACCATGTGGGCGAAGGGCACGCGCCTGACGAAGGACCCCACGGGTCTCCCGATCAAGGCGTCCGACGTGACCATCGGTTCGGTGTTCCACGTCATCCCGGACGGCATGCTCGACAAGGAGGACATGCTGGAGGAGAAGGCCAAGGCCGCCGTCCTCCTCATGCGCCTCGACCCCAACGACCTCAACCCCGCCAAGGGCCAGGAGAACTGGGGCTACGACGGCATCGTCGCGTACTCGAAGATCTGCACCCACGTCGGATGCCCGGTCGCCCTGTACGAACAGCAGACGCACCACCTGCTCTGCCCGTGCCACCAGTCGACCTTCGACGTCGCGAACAACTGCGAGGTCATCTTCGGACCGGCTGCACGTCCCCTCCCCCAACTTCCGATCGCGATCGACGACGACGGCTACCTGGTGGCGCAGAGCGACTTCCACGAGCCCGTCGGACCGTCCTTCTGGGAGCGTGAGCGCTGA
- a CDS encoding SDR family oxidoreductase — protein sequence MHVLVTGATGYIGGRLVPRLLEAGHTVRVFVRTPRKLQDVPWHDDVEIVEGDLADARAVRSAVEGIEAVYYLAHAMGADGDFERAETQAAGTMAHEARVAGVRRFVYLGGLHPDGELSKHLRSRKEVGDVLLRSGVPTIAYQAGVVIGSGSTSFEMIRHVTDVLPWMPAPKWVRNHIQPIAIRDVLYYLVKALEIPADVNRTFDIGGPDVLRYGQMLNGYAVEAKLPQRAIASLPVLTPGLAAHWFNIVTPIPRKLARPIIESLQFECVQREHDIDEYVPHPSGGLTPYRRAVRLALTRMRTGEVETSWRNATLAATPADPLPSDPDWAGHTVYVDDRERHTDASAADVWRVVESIGGENGWYSFPLAWVARGWMDKIAGGVGLSRGRRDPQRLEQGDALDWWRVERLDRGRYLRLRAEFKSPGRAWLEMTVTPSPSGGSDYRQRAIYFPQGLSGRLYWYSILPFHGVIFPGMVERITAAAERESHNTDSTSRNRTHQNGSADTSHEEAA from the coding sequence ATGCACGTCCTCGTCACCGGCGCCACCGGGTACATCGGCGGTCGCCTCGTCCCCAGACTCCTCGAAGCCGGTCACACCGTGCGGGTCTTCGTGCGGACGCCCCGGAAGCTGCAGGACGTCCCCTGGCACGACGACGTCGAGATCGTGGAGGGTGACCTCGCGGACGCCCGTGCCGTCCGGTCCGCCGTCGAGGGCATCGAGGCGGTCTACTACCTCGCACACGCGATGGGAGCGGACGGCGACTTCGAGCGCGCCGAGACGCAGGCGGCCGGCACGATGGCGCACGAGGCCCGGGTGGCCGGGGTCCGGCGCTTCGTCTACCTCGGCGGCCTGCACCCCGACGGTGAGCTGTCGAAGCACCTCCGGAGCCGGAAGGAGGTCGGCGACGTCCTGCTCCGTTCGGGCGTCCCGACGATCGCCTACCAGGCGGGCGTCGTGATCGGTTCGGGGAGCACGTCGTTCGAGATGATCCGCCACGTGACCGACGTGCTGCCGTGGATGCCCGCGCCGAAGTGGGTCCGGAACCACATCCAGCCGATCGCGATCCGCGACGTCCTCTACTACCTCGTCAAGGCGCTCGAGATCCCCGCCGACGTCAACCGCACGTTCGACATCGGCGGCCCGGACGTGCTCCGCTACGGCCAGATGCTCAACGGGTACGCGGTGGAGGCCAAGCTGCCACAGCGCGCGATCGCCTCGCTGCCGGTGCTCACCCCCGGGCTCGCCGCGCACTGGTTCAACATCGTGACGCCGATCCCGCGGAAGCTCGCGCGTCCGATCATCGAGTCGCTGCAGTTCGAGTGCGTGCAACGCGAGCACGACATCGACGAGTACGTCCCGCACCCCTCCGGCGGACTGACCCCCTACCGGCGGGCGGTCCGGCTGGCCCTGACCCGCATGCGCACCGGCGAGGTCGAGACGAGCTGGCGGAACGCGACACTCGCCGCGACCCCGGCCGACCCACTGCCGAGCGACCCGGACTGGGCCGGGCACACCGTGTACGTCGACGACCGGGAGCGGCACACCGACGCGTCGGCCGCCGACGTCTGGCGCGTGGTCGAGTCGATCGGCGGGGAGAACGGCTGGTACTCGTTCCCGCTCGCCTGGGTCGCCCGGGGGTGGATGGACAAGATCGCCGGCGGGGTCGGACTGAGCCGCGGTCGACGTGACCCGCAGCGGCTCGAGCAGGGCGACGCGCTGGACTGGTGGCGCGTCGAACGCCTCGACCGCGGGCGCTACCTCCGCCTCCGCGCCGAGTTCAAGTCGCCCGGCCGGGCCTGGTTGGAGATGACCGTGACGCCGTCGCCCTCCGGCGGCAGCGACTACCGACAACGTGCGATCTACTTCCCCCAGGGACTGTCCGGACGCCTGTACTGGTACTCGATCCTGCCGTTCCACGGGGTGATCTTCCCCGGCATGGTCGAGCGGATCACCGCCGCAGCCGAGCGGGAGTCGCACAACACCGACTCGACCTCCCGCAACCGCACCCACCAGAATGGCAGTGCTGACACGTCGCACGAGGAGGCAGCATGA
- a CDS encoding ubiquinol-cytochrome c reductase cytochrome b subunit, protein MSTTTRPATTSATKPAPERGSRIIGAAANYIDERTSISGLVKEVGRKIFPDHWSFMLGEVALYSFVVILLSGTFLTFFFQASMAEVVYHGAYVPLKGVEMSTALQSTLNISFDIRGGLFVRQIHHWAALLFIASVMLHMARVFFTGAFRKPRELNWVFGFVLWVLAMAEGFTGYSLPDDLLSGNGLRIIVGMIEGVPVIGVWIAYLLFGGEFPGTDIVGRLYTLHILLLPAILVAVLGVHLVLVVINKHTQFAGPGKTNDNVVGVPILPAFAAKAGGFFFIVAGILALIASLFTINPIWNYGPYDPSPVSAGTQPDWYIGFADGALRLVPPHWEVVWFGYTVSFNILVPIAVLMALIVAMFIYPFVEAWVTGDKREHHILDRPRNAPTRTGLGAAGITLYASLWAAASSDIIATHFLVSIDHVIHVIQAMTVLGPFVAFWITKRVCLALQKKDREIVLHGYESGRIVRLPHGEYIEVHEPLDEYERWRLLQFNEYKPLMVRPDARGRITGLQKARASVSRFFFEDRIAPVSKAELEAAHAAHHGPELTEGEHPAAAVGAGNH, encoded by the coding sequence ATGAGCACAACCACCCGTCCCGCGACGACGTCGGCCACCAAGCCGGCGCCGGAGCGCGGTTCCCGCATCATCGGGGCCGCTGCCAACTACATCGACGAGCGCACGAGCATCTCGGGCCTGGTGAAGGAGGTCGGTCGCAAGATCTTCCCCGACCACTGGAGCTTCATGCTCGGCGAGGTCGCGCTGTACAGCTTCGTCGTCATCCTGCTCTCGGGGACGTTCCTGACGTTCTTCTTCCAGGCATCGATGGCCGAGGTCGTGTACCACGGCGCGTACGTCCCGCTGAAGGGCGTCGAGATGTCGACCGCGCTGCAGTCGACGCTGAACATCTCGTTCGACATCCGCGGTGGTCTGTTCGTCCGACAGATCCACCACTGGGCTGCCCTGCTGTTCATCGCCTCGGTGATGCTGCACATGGCCCGCGTCTTCTTCACCGGCGCGTTCCGCAAGCCGCGTGAGCTCAACTGGGTCTTCGGCTTCGTCCTCTGGGTGCTCGCCATGGCCGAGGGCTTCACCGGCTACTCGCTCCCCGACGACCTGCTCTCCGGCAACGGTCTCCGCATCATCGTCGGCATGATCGAGGGCGTCCCGGTGATCGGCGTCTGGATCGCCTACCTGCTGTTCGGTGGCGAGTTCCCCGGCACCGACATCGTTGGTCGTCTGTACACGCTGCACATCCTGCTGCTCCCCGCGATCCTCGTCGCGGTGCTCGGTGTCCACCTCGTGCTCGTCGTCATCAACAAGCACACGCAGTTCGCCGGCCCGGGCAAGACCAACGACAACGTCGTGGGCGTCCCGATCCTCCCGGCGTTCGCCGCGAAGGCCGGTGGGTTCTTCTTCATCGTCGCGGGCATCCTCGCCCTCATCGCGTCGCTGTTCACGATCAACCCGATCTGGAACTACGGCCCGTACGACCCGTCCCCGGTGTCCGCCGGTACCCAGCCCGACTGGTACATCGGCTTCGCCGACGGTGCGCTCCGTCTGGTTCCGCCGCACTGGGAGGTCGTCTGGTTCGGCTACACGGTGTCGTTCAACATCCTCGTGCCGATCGCCGTGCTCATGGCGCTCATCGTGGCGATGTTCATCTACCCGTTCGTCGAGGCGTGGGTCACGGGCGACAAGCGCGAGCACCACATCCTCGACCGTCCGCGCAACGCCCCGACCCGCACGGGTCTCGGTGCGGCCGGCATCACGCTCTACGCGAGCCTCTGGGCCGCTGCGTCGTCGGACATCATCGCGACCCACTTCCTGGTGTCGATCGACCACGTGATCCACGTGATCCAGGCCATGACGGTCCTCGGCCCGTTCGTCGCCTTCTGGATCACGAAGCGCGTGTGCCTCGCCCTCCAGAAGAAGGACCGCGAGATCGTCCTCCACGGGTACGAGTCCGGACGCATCGTCCGTCTCCCCCACGGCGAGTACATCGAGGTGCACGAGCCCCTCGACGAGTACGAGCGCTGGCGCCTGCTGCAGTTCAACGAGTACAAGCCGCTCATGGTCCGCCCGGACGCCCGGGGTCGCATCACGGGGCTGCAGAAGGCCCGCGCGAGCGTGTCGCGGTTCTTCTTCGAGGACCGCATCGCCCCGGTGTCGAAGGCCGAGCTCGAGGCTGCGCACGCCGCGCACCATGGCCCGGAGCTGACCGAGGGCGAGCACCCCGCTGCTGCCGTCGGTGCCGGGAACCACTAG
- a CDS encoding GDSL-type esterase/lipase family protein has translation MTEDRPTVLFLGDSITEAGDWENRLPSERTLNLGVGGDTTDGVLARLDEVVAAEPEVIVLLIGTNDFGNHRASVEHVVRNVETILVTLRRELPGVRLLLVSVLPRQAEYRAKIEEANRHLRQFVATCHAQYLDAWPALADGDHLADRYSDDGLHLNDEGYRAYLDELEPALERVRDLPPMSRPFRAIDLDGASA, from the coding sequence ATGACCGAGGACCGACCCACCGTCCTGTTCCTGGGGGACAGCATCACCGAGGCAGGGGACTGGGAGAACCGGCTGCCGTCGGAGCGCACGCTGAACCTCGGCGTCGGCGGCGACACCACCGACGGGGTGCTCGCGCGGCTCGACGAAGTGGTGGCCGCCGAGCCCGAGGTCATCGTCCTGCTCATCGGCACGAACGACTTCGGCAACCACCGCGCGAGCGTCGAGCACGTCGTCCGGAACGTCGAGACGATCCTCGTCACCCTGCGCCGCGAGCTGCCCGGTGTCCGGCTGCTCCTCGTGTCGGTGCTGCCCCGGCAGGCCGAGTACCGCGCCAAGATCGAGGAGGCCAACCGGCACCTCCGCCAGTTCGTCGCGACCTGCCACGCGCAGTACCTGGACGCCTGGCCCGCGCTGGCCGACGGCGACCACCTCGCCGACCGCTACTCCGACGACGGCCTGCACCTCAACGACGAGGGCTACCGGGCGTACCTCGACGAGCTCGAACCGGCGCTCGAGCGCGTCCGGGACCTCCCGCCGATGTCCCGTCCGTTCCGGGCGATCGACCTCGACGGCGCGTCCGCCTGA
- the deoC gene encoding deoxyribose-phosphate aldolase, whose amino-acid sequence MDNAAIPTPGHLDADAVRALIDHAILKPELTRSDVDAQLDEAAAYRVFSVCVRPSDVAHAVERLTGTGVGVGTVIGFPHGTTSTAAKVAESLQALADGAFELDMVQNIGAARSGDWDRVEQDVRAVVDAAGDTVVKVILETAFLTDDEIVAASRAAQRAGAAFVKTSTGFAGGGATAEHIRLMRDTVGADTGVKASGGVRGLDTLLEMVDAGADRIGTSASARILDELAHRSETGAASSLGDDASSY is encoded by the coding sequence GTGGACAACGCAGCCATCCCCACCCCCGGCCACCTCGACGCGGACGCGGTCCGGGCCCTCATCGACCACGCGATCCTGAAGCCCGAGCTCACCCGCTCCGACGTCGACGCCCAGCTCGACGAGGCCGCCGCGTACCGCGTGTTCAGCGTGTGCGTCCGGCCGAGCGACGTCGCGCACGCCGTCGAGCGCCTGACCGGCACCGGGGTCGGCGTCGGCACCGTGATCGGCTTCCCGCACGGCACCACCTCCACCGCCGCCAAGGTCGCCGAGTCGCTGCAGGCCCTCGCCGACGGCGCGTTCGAGCTCGACATGGTGCAGAACATCGGCGCGGCGAGGTCCGGCGACTGGGACCGCGTCGAGCAGGACGTCCGTGCCGTCGTCGACGCCGCCGGCGACACCGTGGTGAAGGTCATCCTCGAGACCGCGTTCCTCACCGACGACGAGATCGTCGCCGCATCGCGCGCCGCACAGCGCGCCGGTGCCGCGTTCGTGAAGACCTCGACCGGGTTCGCCGGCGGTGGCGCGACCGCCGAGCACATCCGCCTCATGCGCGACACCGTCGGTGCCGACACCGGCGTGAAGGCCTCCGGCGGCGTCCGTGGCCTCGACACCCTGCTCGAGATGGTCGACGCGGGCGCTGACCGCATCGGCACGAGCGCCTCGGCGCGCATCCTCGACGAACTCGCGCACCGTAGCGAGACCGGCGCCGCGTCGTCGCTCGGCGACGACGCCTCGTCCTACTGA
- a CDS encoding ROK family protein, with protein sequence MTDSTTQAHLPGQALALAVDLGGTKVEAALVTDQGVVLPATRHRSPTGPGRTSDELQAAVDEVVTATLATLPADAVLVGVGIGSAGPVDEVHGLVSPLNMPVWRGYPLRDRVAQHVPAGVPVTLRMDGLAITLAEHWVGAAQGSDHVMGMIVSTGVGGGLILHGRTVSGPTGNAGHIGHVECGGFDDPCACGGTGCLEAVASGPKTVAWAQRQGFAGTTGEDLAAAYAAGDEIAVAAVRRSGRALGQAIAAATSLVDLEVVAIGGGFSHVTPDLFEFARQAVAERVEFPFVTKVRIVPTGLSQDGPLIGAAALVHRADVLR encoded by the coding sequence ATGACCGACAGCACCACCCAGGCCCACCTCCCGGGGCAGGCCCTCGCCCTCGCCGTCGACCTCGGCGGCACCAAGGTCGAGGCCGCCCTGGTCACCGACCAGGGCGTCGTCCTGCCGGCCACGCGGCACCGCAGCCCGACCGGCCCCGGCCGGACGTCCGACGAGCTGCAGGCCGCGGTCGACGAGGTCGTCACCGCCACGCTCGCGACCCTGCCCGCGGACGCGGTCCTCGTCGGCGTCGGCATCGGTTCGGCCGGCCCCGTCGACGAGGTCCACGGCCTCGTGTCCCCGCTGAACATGCCCGTCTGGCGCGGCTACCCGCTGCGGGACCGCGTCGCGCAGCACGTGCCCGCCGGGGTCCCCGTGACACTCCGCATGGACGGCCTCGCGATCACCCTGGCCGAGCACTGGGTCGGCGCAGCGCAGGGGTCCGACCACGTGATGGGCATGATCGTCTCCACGGGCGTCGGCGGCGGGCTCATCCTGCACGGCCGCACGGTCAGTGGCCCGACCGGCAACGCGGGCCACATCGGACACGTCGAGTGCGGCGGGTTCGACGACCCGTGCGCGTGCGGCGGCACGGGCTGCCTGGAGGCCGTCGCGTCCGGTCCGAAGACCGTCGCCTGGGCGCAGCGTCAGGGCTTCGCCGGCACGACGGGCGAGGACCTCGCCGCCGCGTACGCGGCCGGCGACGAGATCGCCGTCGCAGCGGTGCGGCGTAGCGGTCGCGCGCTCGGACAGGCGATCGCCGCGGCGACGAGCCTGGTCGACCTCGAGGTCGTGGCGATCGGCGGCGGCTTCTCCCACGTCACCCCTGATCTCTTCGAGTTCGCGCGGCAGGCCGTGGCGGAGCGCGTCGAGTTCCCGTTCGTGACGAAGGTGCGGATCGTCCCCACCGGGCTCTCGCAGGACGGGCCGCTCATCGGCGCCGCTGCGCTCGTGCACCGGGCGGACGTGCTGCGCTGA
- a CDS encoding DUF6804 family protein → MPARPTPRAPQRAAEGGRQLPPYTRPALAPSLLAAVVLLACVAIIDASAFVFARWGATVLALIILVFAVRGRSWWAAALMAAVAVCWNPLVVVTIPGQVWAALQIVAAALFVVVGLAVKVPRETDAAGS, encoded by the coding sequence GTGCCCGCGAGGCCGACGCCGCGAGCACCGCAGCGCGCCGCTGAGGGAGGTCGCCAGCTGCCGCCCTACACCCGTCCCGCACTCGCGCCGTCGTTGCTCGCCGCCGTCGTGCTGCTCGCGTGCGTCGCGATCATCGACGCCTCGGCGTTCGTGTTCGCCCGGTGGGGCGCCACGGTCCTCGCCCTGATCATCCTCGTGTTCGCCGTGCGCGGGCGCTCCTGGTGGGCAGCGGCCCTCATGGCCGCGGTCGCGGTGTGCTGGAACCCGCTGGTCGTCGTGACGATCCCCGGGCAGGTGTGGGCCGCGCTCCAGATCGTCGCCGCGGCGCTCTTCGTCGTGGTCGGGCTCGCAGTGAAGGTGCCCCGCGAGACGGACGCGGCCGGGAGCTGA
- a CDS encoding stealth conserved region 3 domain-containing protein, which yields MSDETEPVTESPLLTPRPSSGGLDRPDVVVRKGRLTLVNGHLTPQQSMIEDLLFLDDALTAGDVDHLLIRGNDQRPVIAVDERDRQRAESAVMAAAANEPFYAKPPKRPAVLVIDDGLGAPDEPVLRLFRPRVEPIGRLRYGAETSVQLEFWRVTDTEVLAPVENALMRRSLPVEEFVLVDIDRYGRTWRTVEHMFDDHVSDIRFPIDIVFSWVDGNAVEYQRARQAAQANAVLGEGDDAPARFRQIDELKYALRSVHTFAPWIRQIYIATDSPAPKWLADHPKVRIVRSEEFFADPSVLPTHNSQAVESQLHHIPGISEHFIYSNDDMFFGRLADPSVFFSPGSVTKFIVADTRIGLGSNNPARSGFENSARVNRRLLQQRFGAVTTRHLEHAPTPLRSSIMTEMEHEFADEFRATAASRFRAADNISVTNSLYHYYALLTGRAIIQENASVRYVDTTMQSGLKMLDDLLKKRNVDFFCLNDGSFPEVSDEERTERVTDFLEKYFPFPAPWERAGA from the coding sequence ATGAGCGACGAGACCGAGCCGGTGACCGAGAGTCCACTGCTGACCCCTCGCCCGTCGTCCGGCGGTCTCGACCGGCCCGACGTCGTCGTGCGGAAGGGTCGTCTGACGCTCGTCAACGGCCACCTGACGCCCCAGCAGTCCATGATCGAGGACCTGCTGTTCCTCGACGACGCCCTCACCGCCGGTGACGTCGACCACCTGCTCATCCGCGGCAACGACCAGCGGCCGGTGATCGCCGTCGACGAACGCGACCGGCAGCGTGCCGAGAGCGCGGTCATGGCGGCCGCCGCGAACGAGCCGTTCTACGCGAAGCCGCCGAAGCGCCCCGCCGTGCTCGTCATCGACGACGGCCTCGGGGCACCGGACGAACCCGTCCTGCGCCTGTTCCGCCCGCGGGTCGAGCCGATCGGGCGGCTGCGCTACGGCGCCGAGACGAGCGTGCAGCTCGAGTTCTGGCGCGTCACCGACACCGAGGTCCTCGCCCCCGTCGAGAACGCCCTGATGCGTCGCAGCCTGCCGGTCGAGGAGTTCGTGCTCGTCGACATCGACCGGTACGGCCGCACGTGGCGCACCGTCGAGCACATGTTCGACGACCACGTGTCGGACATCCGCTTCCCGATCGACATCGTGTTCTCGTGGGTCGACGGGAACGCGGTCGAGTACCAGCGCGCACGGCAGGCCGCACAGGCGAACGCGGTCCTGGGGGAGGGCGACGACGCTCCCGCCCGGTTCCGGCAGATCGACGAGCTGAAGTACGCGCTCCGATCGGTGCACACGTTCGCGCCGTGGATCCGGCAGATCTACATCGCGACGGACTCGCCGGCGCCGAAGTGGCTCGCCGACCACCCGAAGGTCCGGATCGTCCGCAGCGAGGAGTTCTTCGCCGACCCGTCGGTGCTGCCCACGCACAACTCCCAGGCCGTCGAGTCGCAGCTGCACCACATCCCCGGCATCAGCGAGCACTTCATCTACTCGAACGACGACATGTTCTTCGGGCGCCTCGCGGACCCGTCGGTGTTCTTCAGCCCGGGCTCCGTGACGAAGTTCATCGTCGCGGACACCCGCATCGGCCTCGGCTCCAACAACCCTGCTCGGAGCGGGTTCGAGAACTCCGCCCGGGTCAACCGACGCCTGCTGCAGCAACGGTTCGGCGCGGTGACGACCCGGCACCTCGAGCACGCGCCGACCCCTCTCCGGTCGTCGATCATGACCGAGATGGAGCACGAGTTCGCGGACGAGTTCCGGGCCACTGCGGCGTCGCGGTTCCGTGCGGCGGACAACATCTCCGTGACGAACTCGTTGTACCACTACTACGCGCTGCTCACGGGGCGGGCGATCATCCAGGAGAACGCGTCGGTGCGCTACGTCGACACGACGATGCAGTCCGGGTTGAAGATGCTGGACGACCTGCTCAAGAAGCGGAACGTCGACTTCTTCTGCCTCAACGACGGGAGCTTCCCGGAGGTCAGCGACGAGGAGCGGACCGAGCGCGTCACGGACTTCCTCGAGAAGTACTTCCCGTTCCCGGCGCCGTGGGAGCGCGCCGGCGCTTAG
- a CDS encoding phosphodiesterase, producing the protein MDSRTAEHPRPNHFLLHLSDTHLVGGDGPLYGDVDPAARLAEIIADIEASGAQPEAIVVTGDVADKGEPGAYARVRELLEPAAARIGAQLIWAMGNHDERGAFRQELFGIQPTDRPVDFVYDVNGLRVITLDTSVPGHHHGEVSPEQLDWLAEVLSEAAPHGTVLAMHHPPVPSVQDLAVLVELRDQASLAEVVEGSDVIGIIAGHLHYSTSAVFAGIPVSVASATCYTQDLMEYQAGTRGRDGAQSFNLVHVYGRNVVHSVVPIGHYSTVGEPVSAVETEARLAAAGVRIAPAVEPAPVTSSIPVFTLDSVPLSPVHP; encoded by the coding sequence ATGGACAGCCGGACGGCCGAACACCCCAGGCCGAACCACTTCCTCCTCCACCTCAGTGACACACACCTCGTCGGCGGCGACGGCCCGCTCTACGGGGATGTCGACCCCGCCGCACGGCTGGCCGAGATCATCGCCGACATCGAAGCCTCGGGTGCTCAGCCCGAGGCGATCGTCGTGACCGGCGACGTCGCGGACAAGGGCGAGCCCGGTGCCTACGCCCGCGTGCGCGAACTCCTCGAGCCCGCCGCCGCCCGCATCGGCGCGCAGCTCATCTGGGCGATGGGCAACCACGACGAGCGCGGCGCCTTCCGCCAGGAACTCTTCGGCATCCAGCCGACCGACCGTCCCGTCGACTTCGTCTACGACGTCAACGGTCTGCGCGTCATCACCCTCGACACGAGCGTGCCCGGACACCACCACGGCGAGGTCTCCCCCGAGCAGCTCGACTGGCTCGCCGAGGTCCTCTCCGAGGCCGCACCGCACGGCACCGTCCTCGCCATGCACCACCCGCCCGTCCCGAGCGTCCAAGACCTCGCCGTGCTCGTGGAACTCCGCGACCAGGCGTCACTCGCCGAGGTCGTCGAGGGCAGTGACGTGATCGGCATCATCGCCGGGCACCTGCACTACTCCACCAGTGCGGTCTTCGCGGGGATCCCCGTCTCGGTGGCGAGCGCGACCTGCTACACGCAGGACCTCATGGAGTACCAGGCCGGCACCCGGGGTCGCGACGGCGCACAGTCGTTCAACCTCGTCCACGTGTACGGCCGGAACGTCGTGCACTCGGTCGTGCCGATCGGGCACTACTCGACCGTCGGCGAGCCGGTGTCCGCGGTCGAGACGGAGGCCCGACTCGCCGCCGCGGGTGTCCGCATCGCTCCTGCGGTCGAGCCGGCACCGGTGACGTCGAGCATCCCCGTCTTCACGCTCGACTCGGTGCCGCTCTCCCCCGTCCACCCGTAG